In Bacillota bacterium, the DNA window CGAGGGGGCGACATTTTCTTAGACGGATTGGCTCCCAGGAGGGTAACAGAATTCCAGTCGATTGACGCTCTCCACGCACCTTTTGTCAATCGTCTGTGGTATTGTGGGAGAGGTTTCACGCGCTGTTCTGCATTTGCCCGCCTCCTCACTGGAATACTGAGCCCGTGGACCAGAGAGGATCAGGGGGGTTTGGGTGGATTATGGAGCCCTCAGTCGGCCTGGGATTGATACACTTCATTGTATCGCAGGCATTCATAAGAACCCGAGTCCTCGAGCGACTCCTCACACACAGCCCGGCAGTGCTCGTACAGAACGGGACCATAATCAAGTCCAACCTGTTCAGAAACAGGTACACTGTGGACAACCTCTTAAGCCGCCTAAGGGAAAAGGACGTCTTTGACCTGTCCGAAGTGGAATTCGCTGTACTTGAGCCCTCAGGAAATCTGAGCGTACTCGACAAGAACCAGAACCTCCCTGTGACGCCGAAGGATCTGGGCCTATCCACTCAGTACAAGGGATTAGCGACTCCGGTGGTGATCGAAGGACAGGTTCAGCGCAAGGAACTCGCAAGTCTTCACCTGACCGAGGACTGGCTTATTCGAGAACTCAAGTCAAATGGATACTCGGGCCCGGATCAGGTATTCCTGGCAATGACAAACACACAGGGGGAGCTCTATGTGTCCCCAATCAATGCCCAGCTTCCTCCAATGGCTGTCTACCACTACTCCCGGGCACGCTACTTCGTGGGCGCTGCATCCTGACCAAAGCAGAGTTGGACGCTGTTATCCGATACCCGGCAGGA includes these proteins:
- a CDS encoding DUF421 domain-containing protein; translation: MEPSVGLGLIHFIVSQAFIRTRVLERLLTHSPAVLVQNGTIIKSNLFRNRYTVDNLLSRLREKDVFDLSEVEFAVLEPSGNLSVLDKNQNLPVTPKDLGLSTQYKGLATPVVIEGQVQRKELASLHLTEDWLIRELKSNGYSGPDQVFLAMTNTQGELYVSPINAQLPPMAVYHYSRARYFVGAAS